From Nymphalis io chromosome 12, ilAglIoxx1.1, whole genome shotgun sequence, a single genomic window includes:
- the LOC126772216 gene encoding lipase member I-like: protein MNLSSVIPLIIAMIHLLVFDVIAQSEQTNLNFLENLYAKMSGACRAIVDLQFNSMNSQNGILKTMKIIYINKKEKRTFSIDKAFQTLTQPDVFDITKQTKIIIHGYRDSSQSSVSQDIAEGYNDKNMFNVLLVDAEEMMNQRYILSVHNARLIGKRLANLLGNLENFGASADDFHLIGVSLGAHIAGWTGKYFHKYKSHLIGRITGLDPAGPCFSFAYPDQRLDKMDAKYVDVMHSNMLVQGVIEPLGHADFYINGGGPQQPGCLMPSCSHLRAARVYAESIRTPKSFVGIRCQSWQKFEANKCNYSDYAVLGYGSSTSTRGLYYLRTSAGSPFGLGMNGTKHIAPKDNSNWLMNLSYT, encoded by the exons ATGAACCTCTCCAGTGTTATACCACTCATAATAGCAATGATTCATTTGTTAGTGTTCGATGTGATTGCACAAAGTGAGCAGACGAATCTAAATTTCCTTGAGAACTTGTATGCAAAAATGTCCGGTGCAT GTCGTGCTATTGTGGACTTACAATTTAATTCCATGAATAGTCAAAATGGAATATTGAAGAccatgaaaataatttacattaataaaaaagaaaaacgaaCTTTTTCTATAGATAAAGCCTTTCAGACTCTAACTCAACCTGATGTTTTTGATAtaactaaacaaacaaaaatcatAATTCATGGATATAGGGACAGTTCACAATCATCAGTCTCACAGGATATAGCTGAGggttataatgataaaaatatgtttaatgtgCTTCTTGTGGATGCAGAAGAAATGATGAatcaaagatatatattatccgTGCATAATGCTCGTCTAATAGGAAAAAGACTAGCTAATTTATTAGGTAATTTGGAAAATTTTGGAGCCAGTGCTGATGATTTTCATCTCATCGGTGTCAGTTTGGGAGCACACATTGCAGGATGGACTGGGAAAtactttcataaatataaatcacaCTTAATTGGTCGCATTACTGGATTAGATCCTGCAGGTCCTTGTTTTTCATTCGCTTATCCTGATCAGAGGTTGGACAAAATGGACGCGAAATATGTAGACGTGATGCATTCGAATATGTTAGTGCAGGGAGTGATCGAACCCCTTGGTCACGCCGATTTCTACATAAATGGAGGTGGACCTCAACAACCAGGATGTTTAATGCCTTCTTGCAGTCATCTTAGAGCTGCTCGGGTGTATGCAGAAAGCATACGAACTCCGAAGTCATTTGTAGGCATTCGATGTCAAAGTTGGCAAAAATTTGAagcaaataaatgtaattatagtgATTATGCCGTTCTGGGCTACGGTTCTTCAACCTCGACACGCGGTCTTTATTACTTGCGGACATCGGCTGGATCACCTTTCGGCCTTGGTATGAATGGCACAAAACATATCGCTCCGAAAGATAATAGTAATTGGTTAATGAATTTAAGTTACACTTGA